In Xiphophorus hellerii strain 12219 chromosome 13, Xiphophorus_hellerii-4.1, whole genome shotgun sequence, the following proteins share a genomic window:
- the clptm1l gene encoding lipid scramblase CLPTM1L, with product MFLKTSFTTLIVGVFVVYVLHTCWVMYGIVYTKPCDSPKADNCLTPFLAGNPKLQLSIYTSVKPNADGGHTLIHREEDFDVNSKFERIVNVSLPKKTRNNGTLYALIFVHQAGLSPWQDPRQVHLVAQLTAYMVPKPPEISLISGEDQTQGQKQEDQKKKQRDASSGAGTRAKGGATASTDHPVSHWRSRLTLNIVGDHFLFDREYLPSDVHRYLRVFQNGKKMVYLPLLFVDELSNRVKDLVEINSTSTELPLTVLYDSISLGRLRFWIHMQDAVYSLQQFGFTEKDADEIKGIFVDTNLYFLALTFFVAAFHLLFDFLAFKNDISFWKQKKSMVGMSSKAVLWRCFSTIVIFLYLFDEQTSLLVLIPAGIGSVIEVWKVKKAFKIQIFWKGGKPTFLFGKLDESERRTEEYDTLAMKYLSYLLYPLCIGGAVYALIFLRYKSWYSWLINSLVNGVYAFGFLFMLPQLFVNYKLKSVAHLPWKAFMYKAFNTFIDDVFAFIITMPTSHRLACFRDDVVFLIYLYQRWLYPVDRTRVNEYGISYDEKPKGKAHKD from the exons ATGTTTCTGAAAACCTCCTTCACCACGCTGATTGTCGGCGTGTTCGTGGTGTATGTGCTCCACACTTGCTGGGTGATGTATGGGATAGTGTACACCAAACCCTGCGACAGCCCTAAAGCAGACAACTGCCTCACGCCCTTCCTGGCAGGGAACCCAAAACTACAG TTGAGTATCTACACCTCGGTGAAGCCAAACGCAGATGGAGGCCATACGCTGATTCACAGAGAGGAGGACTTCGATGTCAACAGCAAGTTTGAGAG GATCGTCAACGTCTCACTCCCCAAGAAAACACGTAATAATGGAACATTGTATGCGTTAATATTCGTCCATCAAGCTGGTCTCAGTCCGTGGCAGGACCCACGACAGGTCCACCTGGTGGCTCAGCTCACCGCCTACATGGTCCCAAAGCCTCCTGAGATCTCTCTGATATCTGGAGAAGATCAAACACAG GGTCAAAAACAGGAAgatcagaagaagaaacagcGTGATGCCAGCTCTGGAGCAGGAACTAGAGCTAAAGGTGGAGCCACTGCTTCAACGGATCACCCAGTTTCTCACTGGCGCTCCCGTCTAACGCTCAACATCGTTGGTGACCACTTTCTGTTTGACAGAGAATACCTGCCAAGCGACGTTCACAGATACCTCAGAGT ATTCCAGAACGGGAAGAAAATGGTGTATCTACCTCTGCTGTTTGTTGACGAGCTCAGCAATAGGGTCAAAGACCTCGTG gaGATCAACAGCACTTCCACAGAGCTCCCTCTCACCGTCCTCTATGACTCCATCTCTCTGGGCAGACTTCGTTTTTGGATCCACATGCAGGATGCTGTGTACTCTCTGCAGCAGTTCG GATTCACAGAAAAGGATGCTGATGAGATTAAAGGCATTTTTGTGGACACCAACCTGTATTTCCTGGCTCTCACCTTTTTCGTCGCAGCCTTCCAT cttctgttTGACTTCCTGGCCTTCAAAAACGACATCAGCTTTtggaagcagaagaaaagcatGGTGGGAATGTCCAGCAAGGCAG TGCTGTGGAGATGCTTCAGCACCATAGTGatttttctctatttgtttGACGAGCAAACGAGCCTCCTTGTACTCATACCTGCTGGGATCGGCTCTGTAATTGAA GTGTGGAAAGTAAAGAAGGCCtttaaaatccagattttctggAAGGGAGGCAAACCAACATTCCTG TTTGGGAAACTAGACGAATCAGAGCGGAGAACAGAAGAATATGATACTCTG gcCATGAAGTATCTCTCATACCTCCTTTATCCTCTGTGCATCGGAGGAGCAGTGTACGCACTAATATTCCTGCGATATAAGAG CTGGTACTCATGGCTAATCAACAGCTTGGTGAATG GTGTGTATGCCTTTGGTTTCCTCTTCATGCTTCCTCAGCTCTTTGTCAACTATAAG CTGAAGTCTGTGGCTCATCTGCCTTGGAAGGCTTTCATGTATAAG GCATTCAACACCTTCATTGATGATGTGTTCGCCTTCATCATCACCATGCCAACATCCCACAGACTGGCCTGTTTCAGGGACGACGTGGTTTTCCTCATTTACCTTTACCAGAGATG GCTCTACCCAGTGGACAGAACAAGAGTAAATGAATATGGCATTTCGTATGATGAGAAGCCCAAAGGGAAGGCTCACAAggactaa